Proteins found in one Microbacterium sp. SSM24 genomic segment:
- a CDS encoding transketolase family protein: MKAQRDVWGDTLVEIGAEDPSIVVVDGDLANSTKADKFAEAFPDRFVEVGIAEQNMVGIAFGLTTAGFRPWLSTFGVFLTHRALDPIRMLVSQTHAPVRIAGSYSGLLNGSSGKTHQDIEDLAIMRAMPNMTVLAPADEVEIAEMTRWASAHDGPVYVRIARDAVPAVLPENYQFRLGEVVTLHPGGVVALVSTGVQSSRVNEAAAILSESGIHVRVIHVPTIKPLDVHSLLAAVDGARLVITIEEHTTIGGLGGLISETLSELEGAPRVARLGLEDQWSESGPNDFLLDKYGLSPERVAEQVRGYLNSPVTLVAGGRA; this comes from the coding sequence GTGAAAGCGCAACGAGATGTCTGGGGCGACACCCTGGTGGAGATCGGGGCAGAGGACCCGAGCATCGTCGTCGTCGACGGTGATCTGGCCAACTCCACCAAGGCCGACAAGTTCGCCGAGGCGTTCCCGGACCGGTTCGTGGAAGTGGGTATCGCCGAGCAGAACATGGTCGGCATCGCCTTCGGACTGACCACCGCCGGGTTCCGTCCCTGGCTGTCCACCTTCGGGGTGTTCCTCACCCACCGCGCCCTTGACCCGATCCGCATGCTCGTCTCGCAGACTCACGCGCCGGTCCGGATCGCCGGCTCCTACAGCGGCCTCCTCAACGGAAGCTCCGGAAAGACCCACCAGGACATCGAGGACCTCGCCATCATGCGGGCGATGCCCAACATGACCGTGCTCGCGCCGGCCGATGAGGTGGAGATCGCTGAGATGACCCGGTGGGCGTCAGCGCACGACGGTCCCGTCTATGTCCGAATTGCCCGGGATGCTGTCCCCGCCGTCCTTCCCGAGAACTACCAATTCCGCCTCGGCGAGGTGGTCACGTTGCATCCGGGTGGTGTGGTGGCGCTGGTATCCACCGGCGTGCAGAGCTCACGGGTGAACGAGGCCGCGGCCATTCTCAGCGAGTCGGGCATCCACGTGCGAGTCATCCACGTACCCACGATCAAGCCGCTGGACGTGCACTCCTTGCTGGCCGCCGTTGACGGCGCTCGCCTGGTCATCACCATCGAGGAGCACACGACCATCGGTGGTCTCGGCGGGCTGATCAGCGAAACCCTCAGCGAACTGGAGGGTGCTCCCCGGGTGGCACGGCTGGGCCTGGAAGATCAGTGGTCAGAGTCCGGTCCGAACGACTTCCTGCTCGACAAGTACGGGCTCTCGCCGGAGCGTGTCGCGGAGCAGGTCCGTGGCTATCTCAACTCCCCGGTGACGCTGGTCGCGGGAGGCAGAGCATGA
- a CDS encoding transketolase: protein MSEDAWPGLDTPSGTTQQHAELARLSRLVRWHIVNTVAQSKAGHIGGPLSMTDLLVALYFQQLRIDPENPQDPSRDRFVLSKGHSAIGLYSVLALRGYFPVDELATFDHGDSRLQGHPDMKLTPGIDVSTGSLGQGLSAGVGIALGAKKIRADYRTWVMLGDGELQEGMVWEAFNSASRYGLSNLIAIIDLNGLQQFGWPAVPNRDRFDRSEPWAHVDLRAILSGFGWNVLEVDGHDFDDILTAYGAAEKNAAATDRPTVILAHTAKGQGVSFTRGTYKWHNGVATDEQLAIARRELAIEEAVL, encoded by the coding sequence ATGAGCGAAGACGCCTGGCCCGGTCTGGACACCCCGTCCGGCACGACGCAACAGCACGCGGAGCTAGCGCGGCTGTCGCGCCTGGTGCGCTGGCACATCGTCAACACCGTCGCGCAGAGCAAGGCCGGACACATCGGCGGACCGCTGTCGATGACCGATCTTCTGGTGGCGCTGTACTTCCAGCAGCTGCGCATCGACCCGGAGAACCCCCAGGACCCGAGTCGCGACCGGTTCGTGCTCTCCAAGGGCCACTCCGCCATCGGTCTCTACAGTGTGCTGGCACTGCGGGGATATTTCCCTGTGGACGAGCTGGCCACCTTCGATCACGGCGACTCCCGTCTGCAGGGGCACCCCGACATGAAGCTCACTCCGGGGATCGACGTGTCCACGGGCTCCCTCGGCCAAGGCCTGTCGGCCGGTGTCGGCATCGCGCTGGGTGCGAAGAAGATCCGCGCGGACTACCGCACCTGGGTGATGCTCGGCGACGGGGAGCTTCAGGAAGGCATGGTCTGGGAGGCGTTCAACTCCGCCAGCCGTTACGGGCTGAGCAATCTCATCGCCATCATCGACCTCAACGGCCTCCAGCAGTTCGGCTGGCCCGCCGTCCCCAATCGCGACCGGTTCGACCGCAGCGAACCGTGGGCACACGTCGACCTGCGCGCGATCCTCAGCGGGTTCGGCTGGAACGTGCTCGAAGTCGACGGGCACGACTTCGACGACATCCTCACCGCGTACGGCGCGGCGGAGAAGAACGCTGCGGCCACCGACCGGCCCACCGTCATCCTCGCGCACACCGCCAAGGGGCAGGGTGTGTCCTTCACCCGCGGGACCTACAAGTGGCACAACGGCGTGGCCACGGATGAGCAGCTCGCCATCGCCCGCCGTGAACTGGCAATCGAGGAGGCCGTGCTGTGA